In Musa acuminata AAA Group cultivar baxijiao chromosome BXJ2-10, Cavendish_Baxijiao_AAA, whole genome shotgun sequence, a genomic segment contains:
- the LOC103968410 gene encoding chlorophyll a-b binding protein CP26, chloroplastic, with amino-acid sequence MLGAAGFIIPEAFNKFGANCGPEAVWSKTGALLLDGSTLNYFGKNIPINLVVAVIAEIVLVGGAEYYRIINGLDSEDKLHPGGPFDPLGLANDPHQAALLKVKEIKNGRLAMFAMLGFFLQAYVTGEGPVENLTRHLSDPFGNNLLTVISGAAERAPTL; translated from the exons ATGCTCGGTGCCGCCGGCTTCATCATCCCGGAGGCCTTCAACAAGTTCGGTGCAAACTGTGGCCCCGAGGCCGTCTGGTCCAAG ACCGGGGCGCTTCTTCTTGACGGGAGCACGCTGAACTACTTCGGGAAGAACATCCCCATCAATCTTGTCGTTGCAGTCATCGCTGAGATAGTGCTCGTCGGAGGTGCAGAGTACTACAGAATCATCAACGGGCTG GATTCGGAGGACAAACTCCACCCTGGGGGGCCATTCGATCCCTTGGGGCTGGCGAATGATCCCCACCAAGCCGCGCTTCTgaaggtgaaggagatcaagaacGGGCGGCTGGCCATGTTTGCCATGCTCGGCTTCTTCCTGCAGGCCTATGTCACCGGAGAAGGGCCGGTGGAGAACCTCACAAGACATCTGAGTGACCCATTCGGGAACAATCTGCTCACTGTCATATCCGGAGCTGCTGAAAGAGCTCCAACTCTGTGA